One Dryobates pubescens isolate bDryPub1 chromosome 33, bDryPub1.pri, whole genome shotgun sequence DNA window includes the following coding sequences:
- the MTHFR gene encoding methylenetetrahydrofolate reductase (NADPH) isoform X1 — translation MVNETQHTCSASSSSKSDGGSSSGSESSKDSSRCSTPVLDADRHERLREKMRRRQDSGDKWFSLEFFPPRTANAAVNLISRFDRMGAGGPLFIDVTWHPAGDPGSDKETSSMIIANTAVNYCGLETILHMTCCNQTKNDITGHLQKAKRLGLKNIMALRGDPVGEEWEEEVDGFNYAVDLVKHIRNEFDDYFDICVAGYPTGHPEAESYEEDLKYLKEKVFAGADFIITQLFFRSETFFKFVKDCQAIGITCPIIPGIFPIQGYHSLRQLVKLSKLEVPQEIKDVIEPIKDNDAAIRNYGVELAVSMCRELLDSGMVHGLHFYTLNREVATTEVLKRLGIWKEDPRRPLPWAVSAHPKRRVEDVRPIFWASRPKSYIYRTQEWDDFPNGRWGNSSSPAFGELKDYYLFYLKSKSPREELLKMWGEELTCEESVFEVFTCYITGEPNKNGYKVTCMPWNDDPLATETNLLKEQLEKVNRRGILTINSQPNINGKPSTDPIVGWGPSGGYVFQKAYLEFFTSSEIVTALLKALKKYESRVNYHIVNVQGQNITNAPDLQPNAVTWGIFPGREIIQPTVVDPVSFLSWKDEAFALWIEQWAKLYEEESPSRMIIQYIHDNYYLVNLVDNDFPLENCLWQVVEDTFELLNSPTQQ, via the exons ATGGTCAATGAGACCCAGCATACCTGCAGTGCCAGTTCCAGCTCCAAGTCTGATggcggcagcagcagtgggagtgAGAGCTCCAAGGACAGCTCACGCTGCTCCACCCCTGTCCTTGATGCCGACCGTCATGAGCGGCTGCGGGAGAAGATGCGTCGACGGCAGGACTCTGGGGACAAGTGGTTCTCCCTGGAGTTCTTCCCTCCACGTACAGCCAACGCTGCTGTCAATCTCATCTCCAG GTTTGACCGCATGGGAGCAGGTGGGCCACTCTTCATTGATGTGACGTGGCACCCTGCAGGGGACCCAGGATCTGACAAGGAAACCTCTTCCATGATTATTGCCAACACTGCAGTCAACTACTGTGGCCTAGAAACCATCCTACACATGACATGCTGCAACCAGACCAAGAATGACATCACAGGACATCTGCAGAAGGCCAAGCGGCTTGGGTTGAAGAACATCATGGCATTGCGTGGAG ATCCTGTGGGTGAGGAGTGGGAGGAAGAGGTAGATGGCTTCAATTATGCTGTTGACCTGGTTAAACACATTCGCAATGAGTTTGATGATTACTTTGACATCTGTGTGGCAG GCTACCCCACAGGTCATCCTGAagcagagagctatgaggaagACCTGAAGTACCTGAAGGAGAAAGTCTTTGCTGGGGCAGACTTCATCATTACGCAGCTTTTCTTCAGATCAGAAACCTTTTTCAAGTTTGTGAAGGATTGCCAAGCCATTGGCATCACCTGCCCCATTATTCCTGGCATCTTCCCTATACAG GGTTACCACTCCTTACGCCAGCTGGTGAAGCTGTCCAAGCTGGAAGTGCCTCAAGAAATCAAAGATGTGATTGAACCCATCAAGGACAATGATGCAGCCATTCGGAACTATGGGGTGGAGCTGGCAGTGTCCATGTGTCGGGAGCTGTTGGACAGTGGCATGGTGCATGGACTCCACTTTTACACCCTCAATCGGGAAGTGGCTACTACAGAAGTCCTAAAGCGCCTGGGCATATGGAAAGAGGACCCCAG GaggcctctgccctgggctgtcaGTGCTCACCCCAAGAGAAGAGTTGAAGATGTCCGGCCAATCTTCTGGGCTTCCAGGCCAAAGAGCTACATCTATCGAACACAGGAATGGGATGATTTCCCCAACGGCCGATG GGGtaactcctcctctccagcctttggGGAACTGAAAGACTATTACCTCTTCTACCTGAAGAGCAAGTCTCCCCGGGAGGAGCTCCTGAAGATGTGGGGAGAAGAGCTGACTTGTGAGGAAAGCGTCTTTGAGGTGTTCACATGTTACATCACTGGAGAACCCAATAAGAATGGTTACAAG GTTACATGTATGCCCTGGAATGATGACCCTCTTGCTACTGAAACCAACCTTctgaaggagcagctggagaaggttAACAGGCGAGGAATCCTGACCATCAACTCTCAGCCAAACATCAACGGCAAACCATCCACAGACCCCATTGTAGGCTGGGGGCCCAGTGGGGGTTATGTCTTCCAAAAG GCATACCTGGAGTTCTTCACCTCCAGTGAGATCGTCACAGCACTGCTCAAAGCACTGAAGAAGTATGAGTCACGAGTGAACTACCACATTGTGAATGTCCAG GGCCAGAATATCACCAATGCTCCAGATCTGCAACCCAATGCTGTCACCTGGGGCATCTTCCCAGGcagagagatcatccagcccactGTAGTGGATCCTGTAAGCTTCCTTTCCTGGAAG GATGAGGCCTTTGCACTGTGGATTGAGCAGTGGGCCAAGCTCTACGAAGAGGAGTCACCATCTCGCATGATCATCCAGTACATCCATGACAACTACTACTTGGTCAACCTGGTGGACAACGACTTCCCACTTGAAAACTGCCTCTGGCAGGTTGTAGAGGATACTTTTGAGCTGTTGAACTCTCCAACTCAGCAGTGA
- the MTHFR gene encoding methylenetetrahydrofolate reductase (NADPH) isoform X2 codes for MDTRFDRMGAGGPLFIDVTWHPAGDPGSDKETSSMIIANTAVNYCGLETILHMTCCNQTKNDITGHLQKAKRLGLKNIMALRGDPVGEEWEEEVDGFNYAVDLVKHIRNEFDDYFDICVAGYPTGHPEAESYEEDLKYLKEKVFAGADFIITQLFFRSETFFKFVKDCQAIGITCPIIPGIFPIQGYHSLRQLVKLSKLEVPQEIKDVIEPIKDNDAAIRNYGVELAVSMCRELLDSGMVHGLHFYTLNREVATTEVLKRLGIWKEDPRRPLPWAVSAHPKRRVEDVRPIFWASRPKSYIYRTQEWDDFPNGRWGNSSSPAFGELKDYYLFYLKSKSPREELLKMWGEELTCEESVFEVFTCYITGEPNKNGYKVTCMPWNDDPLATETNLLKEQLEKVNRRGILTINSQPNINGKPSTDPIVGWGPSGGYVFQKAYLEFFTSSEIVTALLKALKKYESRVNYHIVNVQGQNITNAPDLQPNAVTWGIFPGREIIQPTVVDPVSFLSWKDEAFALWIEQWAKLYEEESPSRMIIQYIHDNYYLVNLVDNDFPLENCLWQVVEDTFELLNSPTQQ; via the exons ATGGACACCAG GTTTGACCGCATGGGAGCAGGTGGGCCACTCTTCATTGATGTGACGTGGCACCCTGCAGGGGACCCAGGATCTGACAAGGAAACCTCTTCCATGATTATTGCCAACACTGCAGTCAACTACTGTGGCCTAGAAACCATCCTACACATGACATGCTGCAACCAGACCAAGAATGACATCACAGGACATCTGCAGAAGGCCAAGCGGCTTGGGTTGAAGAACATCATGGCATTGCGTGGAG ATCCTGTGGGTGAGGAGTGGGAGGAAGAGGTAGATGGCTTCAATTATGCTGTTGACCTGGTTAAACACATTCGCAATGAGTTTGATGATTACTTTGACATCTGTGTGGCAG GCTACCCCACAGGTCATCCTGAagcagagagctatgaggaagACCTGAAGTACCTGAAGGAGAAAGTCTTTGCTGGGGCAGACTTCATCATTACGCAGCTTTTCTTCAGATCAGAAACCTTTTTCAAGTTTGTGAAGGATTGCCAAGCCATTGGCATCACCTGCCCCATTATTCCTGGCATCTTCCCTATACAG GGTTACCACTCCTTACGCCAGCTGGTGAAGCTGTCCAAGCTGGAAGTGCCTCAAGAAATCAAAGATGTGATTGAACCCATCAAGGACAATGATGCAGCCATTCGGAACTATGGGGTGGAGCTGGCAGTGTCCATGTGTCGGGAGCTGTTGGACAGTGGCATGGTGCATGGACTCCACTTTTACACCCTCAATCGGGAAGTGGCTACTACAGAAGTCCTAAAGCGCCTGGGCATATGGAAAGAGGACCCCAG GaggcctctgccctgggctgtcaGTGCTCACCCCAAGAGAAGAGTTGAAGATGTCCGGCCAATCTTCTGGGCTTCCAGGCCAAAGAGCTACATCTATCGAACACAGGAATGGGATGATTTCCCCAACGGCCGATG GGGtaactcctcctctccagcctttggGGAACTGAAAGACTATTACCTCTTCTACCTGAAGAGCAAGTCTCCCCGGGAGGAGCTCCTGAAGATGTGGGGAGAAGAGCTGACTTGTGAGGAAAGCGTCTTTGAGGTGTTCACATGTTACATCACTGGAGAACCCAATAAGAATGGTTACAAG GTTACATGTATGCCCTGGAATGATGACCCTCTTGCTACTGAAACCAACCTTctgaaggagcagctggagaaggttAACAGGCGAGGAATCCTGACCATCAACTCTCAGCCAAACATCAACGGCAAACCATCCACAGACCCCATTGTAGGCTGGGGGCCCAGTGGGGGTTATGTCTTCCAAAAG GCATACCTGGAGTTCTTCACCTCCAGTGAGATCGTCACAGCACTGCTCAAAGCACTGAAGAAGTATGAGTCACGAGTGAACTACCACATTGTGAATGTCCAG GGCCAGAATATCACCAATGCTCCAGATCTGCAACCCAATGCTGTCACCTGGGGCATCTTCCCAGGcagagagatcatccagcccactGTAGTGGATCCTGTAAGCTTCCTTTCCTGGAAG GATGAGGCCTTTGCACTGTGGATTGAGCAGTGGGCCAAGCTCTACGAAGAGGAGTCACCATCTCGCATGATCATCCAGTACATCCATGACAACTACTACTTGGTCAACCTGGTGGACAACGACTTCCCACTTGAAAACTGCCTCTGGCAGGTTGTAGAGGATACTTTTGAGCTGTTGAACTCTCCAACTCAGCAGTGA